The following proteins are co-located in the Ictalurus punctatus breed USDA103 chromosome 14, Coco_2.0, whole genome shotgun sequence genome:
- the ppt2b gene encoding lysosomal thioesterase PPT2 → MKRLGLGGQCSGSSGLVWLLLCCVCVLGYKPVIIIHGLFDTPADFIKLRLYINQTHPGTNVTVIDLFDRTASLEPLWKQVAGFKEAIYPIMQNSADGVHLLCYSQGGLICRGILSTLNDHNVHSFISLSSPQAGQYGDTDYLKYLFPKFVKFNLYRLCYNAVGQRISICNYWNDPHHRDMYVNTSDYLAPLNNERPHPESAVWKQNFLRIKKLVLIGGPDDGVITPWQSSQFGFYDDNETVVEMKSQEMFLRDSFGLKSLYARGDLELCSVAGVQHIYWHSNETVYKSCIEKWLT, encoded by the exons ATGAAGAGGCTGGGTTTAGGAGGCCAGTGTTCTGGGAGCTCAGGGTTAGTGTGGTTAttattgtgctgtgtgtgtgtgctgggatataaacctgtcattatTATTCATGGACTGTTCGACACTCCTGCTGATTTCATCAAACTCAGACTATACATCAACCAG actcacCCCGGGACGAACGTGACGGTTATAGACCTGTTTGACCGCACAGCCAGTCTGGAGCCGTTGTGGAAGCAGGTGGCGGGCTTTAAGGAGGCCATTTATCCCATCATGCAGAACTCTGCAGACGGAGTTCACCTCCTCTGTTACtcacaag gaggGTTGATATGTCGAGGAATCCTGTCTACACTGAATGATCACAACGTTCactccttcatctctctctcctcccctcagGCTGGACAGTATGGAG ACACGGACTATCTGAAGTACTTATTCCCCAAGTTTGTCAAGTTCAACCTCTATCGTCTGTGTTACAACGCTGTGGGCCAGAGGATCTCCATCTGCAACTACTGGAACG ACCCTCATCACAGAGACATGTACGTGAACACCAGTGATTATCTCGCACCGCTGAACAACGAGAGGCCGCATCCCGAATCAGCAG TGTGGAAACAGAACTTCCTGCGTATTAAAAAGCTGGTGCTGATTGGTGGACCAGACGATGGTGTCATCACGCCGTGGCAGTCGAG TCAGTTCGGTTTCTATGACGATAACGAGACGGTCGTGGAGATGAAATCTCAGGAA atgtTTCTGAGGGACTCATTCGGTCTGAAGTCTCTGTACGCTAGAGGAGATCTGGAACTGTGTTCGGTGGCCGGGGTACAGCACATCTACTGGCACTCCAATGAAACTGTATACAAGAGCTGCATTGAAAAATGgctcacataa